Proteins encoded together in one Prevotella scopos JCM 17725 window:
- a CDS encoding lipopolysaccharide biosynthesis protein: MEENIRGKAFSGIIWGGMEKLSLQIFGFVQGIILARLLSPADYGLVAMVGIFVMLSYTFVDAGFGTALIQKKDRTEKDYSTVFLMNLSLSFFISLILFLSAPFIADFYKEQILTKIVRTYSFIIFLSSLVAIQDVRLSIFLEFKKKSIINMVITVVSGVLSIILAFSGYGVWSLIYPQFVMLFVKCLLYWHFQHWIPKLAFSRESFCKLFGFGSKILISSIMATFSGNIYSLVIGKIFSASALGFYGRADGYAALPVKTITGVVDSVTYPVLSKFQDNDAQLIGSFKRMLRISAYVIFPIMIGLVVLAKPLVLILVTEKWLPCVVYLQVLCFARMWWHVHILNLNLLKARGRSDLFLKLEVVKQFTVIFFLIASAPFGILAICVGSVFSSLVSMCINSYYTGKLLQFGIVKQLKEMLPSILYSLTMGIIVYLSVFFLSSMWLRLLVGICVGMFSYVLLSILTKSQDFNYLLALVREKIGK, from the coding sequence ATGGAAGAAAATATACGTGGAAAAGCTTTTTCAGGAATAATATGGGGAGGTATGGAGAAACTTTCTCTTCAAATTTTTGGTTTCGTGCAAGGTATTATTCTTGCACGTTTACTTTCCCCTGCTGATTATGGATTGGTTGCGATGGTAGGCATCTTTGTGATGCTTTCTTATACTTTCGTTGATGCTGGGTTTGGAACTGCTCTTATTCAAAAAAAAGATAGAACGGAGAAAGATTATTCTACGGTCTTTCTTATGAACCTTTCTTTGTCCTTTTTTATATCACTGATATTATTCCTATCTGCTCCTTTTATAGCTGACTTTTATAAAGAACAGATTTTAACAAAGATTGTCCGGACATACTCTTTTATTATTTTCCTTAGTTCTTTGGTTGCAATCCAAGACGTCAGGTTATCTATTTTTTTAGAATTCAAAAAAAAGAGTATAATTAACATGGTAATCACTGTAGTGTCAGGCGTTTTATCAATAATTCTTGCATTTTCAGGATATGGAGTGTGGTCATTAATTTATCCACAATTTGTAATGTTATTTGTAAAATGTTTGCTTTATTGGCATTTTCAACATTGGATACCGAAGTTAGCTTTCTCGCGTGAATCATTTTGTAAGTTATTTGGTTTTGGCTCAAAGATACTTATCTCATCTATTATGGCAACTTTTTCGGGGAATATTTATTCGCTGGTAATTGGAAAAATATTTTCTGCAAGTGCATTAGGATTTTATGGTCGAGCTGATGGTTATGCAGCACTTCCTGTAAAAACTATTACTGGTGTAGTAGATAGCGTTACTTACCCTGTACTAAGTAAATTTCAAGATAACGATGCACAATTAATTGGTTCTTTTAAACGTATGTTACGTATATCTGCCTATGTTATTTTTCCAATAATGATAGGATTGGTGGTTTTAGCTAAACCTCTTGTTTTAATCTTAGTAACTGAAAAATGGTTACCTTGTGTCGTATATTTACAAGTACTTTGTTTTGCCCGGATGTGGTGGCATGTACACATTTTAAATTTAAACCTTCTAAAAGCGCGAGGCCGTTCTGATTTATTCTTAAAGTTGGAGGTTGTAAAACAATTTACAGTTATATTTTTTCTTATAGCTTCAGCACCATTTGGAATTTTGGCTATATGTGTAGGTAGTGTATTTTCATCATTAGTAAGCATGTGTATTAATTCCTATTATACAGGAAAACTATTACAATTTGGAATAGTTAAACAATTAAAGGAAATGTTACCATCCATATTATATTCTTTAACCATGGGTATAATAGTTTACCTTTCAGTCTTTTTCCTTTCAAGTATGTGGCTAAGACTATTAGTGGGTATATGTGTAGGAATGTTTTCTTACGTTTTACTCTCTATTCTAACTAAGTCTCAAGATTTTAATTATCTATTAGCGTTAGTTCGTGAGAAGATAGGTAAATAA
- a CDS encoding acyltransferase family protein, protein MYVICCRWASYWERHANYIRQYTIRGGEDYTLSRLLYSFCTVAVSTFILISGYFGINFNWRKILKIWFSVLFFSWVIVIYKIIGQNDIKGCLPYFLPIISNEFWFISCYFILCGLSPLLNKLVDSLSKRQLKQLVLLNCVVFYGWATFNYIFNFRQFVPDFGGGIINFAILYLIGRYIKLYGLVNRSSFFWTCAFIGNTFLMVLLELLYSYILHFGFTSFENINSVFVVANAIFLFLAFKNLHFHSRYINYLAVYCLAVYIIHFNDVGMPFLTDFFGLKNLHGISILWSVLFIPPIVYLVCVIIEFIRRTLCGRIENYILDAIAQRWKLN, encoded by the coding sequence GTGTATGTTATTTGTTGTAGGTGGGCATCTTATTGGGAAAGGCATGCAAATTACATACGACAATACACTATTAGGGGGGGGGAGGACTATACCCTTTCAAGACTCCTCTATAGCTTCTGTACTGTTGCTGTAAGCACTTTCATACTAATTTCAGGTTATTTTGGCATAAACTTCAATTGGCGTAAAATATTAAAAATTTGGTTTTCTGTGTTATTCTTTTCTTGGGTAATAGTAATTTATAAGATTATAGGACAAAATGATATCAAAGGTTGTCTACCTTATTTTTTGCCAATCATTTCTAATGAATTCTGGTTTATATCTTGTTATTTTATATTATGTGGATTGTCACCATTGTTAAACAAATTAGTTGACAGTTTGTCAAAGAGACAGTTAAAGCAACTGGTACTATTAAATTGTGTTGTTTTTTATGGTTGGGCAACTTTTAATTATATATTCAATTTTAGGCAATTTGTCCCCGACTTTGGAGGAGGTATAATAAATTTCGCTATTTTATATTTAATAGGAAGATATATAAAGCTGTATGGACTTGTTAATCGTTCGTCATTTTTTTGGACTTGTGCTTTTATAGGTAATACATTCTTGATGGTGTTATTAGAGCTATTATATTCTTATATTCTTCATTTTGGATTCACAAGTTTCGAAAATATAAATTCAGTTTTCGTAGTAGCAAATGCAATCTTTCTTTTTTTGGCATTTAAGAACTTACATTTTCATAGTCGGTATATAAATTATTTGGCGGTGTATTGTTTAGCCGTCTATATTATTCATTTTAATGATGTAGGAATGCCTTTTCTTACAGATTTCTTTGGTTTGAAAAATTTACATGGGATTAGCATCTTATGGAGTGTACTATTTATTCCCCCTATTGTGTATTTAGTTTGTGTGATTATAGAGTTCATTCGTAGAACTCTTTGTGGCAGAATCGAAAATTATATATTAGATGCGATAGCACAAAGATGGAAATTAAATTAG